A window of the Drosophila simulans strain w501 chromosome 2L, Prin_Dsim_3.1, whole genome shotgun sequence genome harbors these coding sequences:
- the LOC6739185 gene encoding uncharacterized protein LOC6739185, producing MAVDMDMEAIKALTSSQDVTNQSDSNWKPDGRAKALFSQKCSVSEKKVTGAGCGHLLPSLSAALCLLIFQVGLAPAVSARSPANETAWPPMRHYDIWDDHLGEPGGLEEDSFVDEADFRLQTGTPEELDMEMSLQEISDRSSRQANSRQGKVIHLFPVPVDGYCMSSDGRRIGNCLNAYECRQKDGQAKGECAMGFGVCCVFLASCNTTITNNVTYIVSPEFPSFMPSNFTGCSLRVKMMSDEISQVRIDFHHFTLGQPNRRTGVCEGDVFSIGGGPGGNFSLCGQNSGQHLYYDVGARSSPRQSTLYGSLRPVDASTGPSNSTPTGDRFIDISLSLSSRLLPLRIWEMSVVQIPFSQRAPAGCLQYLTGTEGIMQTFNFAENGRHLANQNYRICVRQELDMCSIMYQPCDEQSFRIGGGGRMASRGGGTSEAAATTATSSSAPAQSDAAGATAATLGNAAVTTTAPTSSTLMQMLANMANSTTTTLMTMMSGNSTQAASSVSSGSTSSSSTAAMSTTTTSTTPTPLRSSTEASTTSAAPASSPASDDVEGSGGEVGDDEDDDGGFLFFRSRPTTERSPVSRRPRPSGGFDIMGIIRNAIDLPLKWRRRQARQFFSTCSDRITMPCIIEDFIGTGLGPLPGCEPVHCGAQFCSSGVWPCRIESTVTPFYIGVHFGNGQGAGKANAEDNVGACLRYSQVQCM from the exons ATGGCagtggacatggacatggaagCCATAAAAGCGCTGACGTCGAGCCAAGACGTTACCAACCAGTCCGACTCCAACTGGAAACCCGATGGCAGAGCAAAAGCTTTATTCAGCCAGAAGTGCAGTGTTAGTGAAAAGAAAGTCACTGGAGCCGGTTGTGGCCACTTACTGCCGTCCCTCTCCGCCGCACTTTGCTTACTAATCTTCCAGGTGGGACTGGCTCCTGCAGTCAGCGCCAGGTCGCCGGCCAACGAGACGGCCTGGCCACCAATGCGACATTACGATATTTGGGACGACCACTTGGGCGAGCCGGGCGGTCTTGAGGAGGATTCCTTCGTGGATGAGGCGGACTTTAGGCTGCAAACGGGAACACCGGAGGAACTGGACATGGAGATGTCGCTGCAGGAAATCTCTGATCGTAGTTCCAGACAGGCGAACAGCAGACAGGGAAAAG TGATCCATCTGTTCCCGGTTCCCGTGGATGGCTACTGCATGTCCAGCGATGGTCGGCGTATTGGCAACTGCCTGAATGCCTACGAGTGCCGCCAGAAGGACGGACAGGCGAAGGGTGAGTGCGCCATGGGGTTCGGGGTGTGCTGCGTGTTCCTGGCCAGCTGCAACACTACGATAACCAACAACGTGACCTACATTGTGTCGCCGGAATTTCCCAGCTTCATGCCCAGCAACTTCACTGGCTGCAGTCTGCGGGTGAAGATGATGAGCGACGAGATCAGCCAGGTGCGGATTGACTTCCATCACTTCACACTGGGCCAGCCAAACCGAAGAACCGGAGTGTGCGAAGGCGATGTCTTCAGCATAGGCGGTGGACCGGGCGGAAACTTCTCCCTATGCGGCCAAAACAGTGGTCAGCACT tgtactACGATGTGGGGGCACGGTCGTCGCCACGGCAATCTACTTTGTACGGCAGTCTGCGCCCTGTGGATGCGAGTACTGGCCCTAGCAACTCCACCCCCACGGGCGATCGCTTCATCGACATCAGTCTGAGCCTGTCCAGTCGCCTTCTGCCCCTCCGCATTTGGGAGATGAGTGTGGTGCAGATCCCCTTCAGCCAGCGAGCTCCGGCGGGTTGCTTACAATATCTCACCGGCACCGAGGGCATTATGCAGACCTTTAACTTCGCCGAGAATGGACGACATTTGGCCAATCAAAACTATAGGATTTGTGTGCGCCAGGAGCTGGACATGTGCTCCATTATGTACCAGCCATGCGATGAGCAGTCCTTCCGCATCGGCGGAGGTGGGCGAATGGCGAGCCGAGGTGGTGGCACTTCTGAAGCAGCGGCGACAACGGCAACGTCGAGTTCTGCTCCAGCCCAGTCGGATGCAGCAGGTGCAACAGCAGCTACATTAGGGAATGCTGCAGTGACCACAACAGCACCCACTTCTAGCACCCTCATGCAGATGCTAGCCAACATGGCAAACTCCACAACCACAACGCTGATGACCATGATGAGCGGAAACTCAACCCAGGCTGCCAGTTCAGTATCATCGGGCAGTaccagcagtagcagcaccGCTGCCATGAGCACGACGACAACATCAACCACTCCCACACCGCTCCGATCCAGTACAGAGGCATCTACCACCTCGGCAGCACCTGCATCTTCGCCAGCCAGCGATGATGTGGAGGGATCGGGTGGTGAGGTTggcgatgatgaggatgacgACGGTGGGTTTCTCTTCTTCAGGAGTCGTCCAACTACGGAGAGATCTCCCGTTTCCAGACGTCCCCGTCCCAGTGGCGGCTTCGACATCATGGGTATTATTCGGAATGCCATCGATTTGCCGCTGAAGTGGCGACGGCGCCAGGCCCGCCAGTTCTTCAGCACCTGCTCCGACCGGATTACAATGCCGTGCATCATAGAGGATTTCATAGGAACCGGTCTGGGCCCACTTCCTGGGTGCGAGCCCGTCCACTGCGGCGCCCAATTCTGCTCCTCGGGCGTGTGGCCCTGTCGCATTGAAAGCACTGTGACTCCGTTCTATATTGGTGTCCACTTCGGCAATGGCCAGGGCGCCGGCAAGGCGAACGCAGAGGATAACGTGGGTGCCTGTCTGCGATATTCCCAAGTGCAATGTATGTAA
- the LOC6739184 gene encoding uncharacterized protein LOC6739184 isoform X2, whose protein sequence is MLLRLPNVVARRMFIILVLMVIVGLFYIYSSENKYHSCFMEGQVLATQEALTADGETNLLDDVLQADSKPSPGNSIFFHETSCRLSENRQLETLKVTARQACAIESAAMHNPNFQVFVLFAGPTYRISNNNSHPQPLVEAILSYSNVHLRRLNLESYASDICSRTYQTFSATSPSIGMAVFIWTWMWWCFATWRRCRPITRVLSPTPIWQLAL, encoded by the exons ATGCTCCTCCGGTTGCCCAATGTGGTGGCCCGTAGGATGTTTATCATCCTCGTCCTAATGGTAATTGTAGGCCTCTTCTACATCTACAGTTCGGAAAATAAGTACCACTCATGCTTCATGGAGGGCCAAGTACTGGCAACTCAGGAGGCGTTAACTGCAGATGGCGAAACGAATCTGTTGGACGACGTCCTCCAGGCGGATTCCAAGCCCTCGCCCGGAAACAGTATCTTCTTTCATGAGACCAGTTGCCGCTTATCTGAGAACAGGCAGCTGGAGACGCTGAAGGTCACTGCCCGCCAGGCATGCGCAATCGAGTCGGCAGCGATGCATAATCCGAATTTCCAAGTGTTCGTCCTGTTCGCCGGCCCCACCTATCGAATCTCCAACAACAATAGCCATCCCCAACCATTGGTGGAGGCCATTCTCAGTTACAGCAATGTCCATCTACGACGACTGAATCTTGAGAGTTACGCATCCG ATATTTGTTCTCGCACATATCAGACTTTCTCCGCTACCTCACCCTCTATCGGTATGGCGGTCTTTATCTGGACATGGATGTGGTGGTGCTTCGCAACATGGAGAAGGTGCCGCCCAATTACACGGGTGCTGAGTCCAACACCCATTTGGCAGCTGGCGTTATGA
- the LOC6739186 gene encoding uridine phosphorylase 1: MSDKTVKLNNPHLETARSDYLYHLDINVANTRDTSELQNRFGDVRVICMGGTGSRMRQLALHLRHILVVPESGDPVDLCERGNRYAMYKVGPVLCVSHGIGSSSFSVVLHELIKLLKYARCQDPVLLRIGTCGGLGVPPGTVVATKNAFNGLLRNEHEIAILGQRVVRPAQFSEDVIRDIIAFGVDANDGFQTISANTMGTDCFYEGQGRTDGAICEYSEKDKMEFLQKCYDLGIRNIEMEASMFASVTQKVGVKAGDVCVTLIDRLKGDQVTITIDQKHEFEQRPFFVVGRYIKRLLQQ; encoded by the exons ATGTCTGATAA AACCGTCAAGTTGAATAATCCTCATTTGGAAACCGCACGATCGGATTATTTGTACCACCTGGACATCAATGTGGCCAATACCCGAGACACCAGTGAGTTGCAGAACAGATTCGGCGATGTTAGG GTCATCTGCATGGGTGGAACGGGATCCAGAATGCGGCAGTTAGCCCTGCACCTACGACATATCCTGGTAGTACCGGAGTCCGGCGATCCGGTGGATTTGTGCGAGCGTGGCAACCGATATGCCATGTACAAGGTGGGTCCGGTGCTGTGCGTGAGCCACGGCATTGGATCCTCCTCCTTCAGTGTCGTGCTCCACGAGCTGATCAAGCTCCTCAAATACGCGCGTTGCCAGGATCCCGTTCTGCTTCGGATTGGCACCTGCGGAGGACTTGGCGTGCCTCCCGGCACAGTTGTGGCCACCAAAAATGCCTTCAATGGTCTGCTACGCAACGAGCATGAGATC GCAATTCTCGGACAGCGAGTGGTGCGACCGGCTCAGTTTTCCGAGGACGTGATCAGGGATATAATTGCATTCGGTGTCGACGCCAACGATGGATTTCAGACCATAAGTGCCAACACAATGGGAACAGATTGCTTTTACGAAG GTCAAGGTCGCACCGATGGAGCAATATGCGAGTACTCGGAGAAGGATAAGATGGAGTTCTTGCAGAAGTGCTACGATCTGGGAATCCGGAACATCGAGATGGAGGCCAGCATGTTCGCCTCCGTCACCCAAAAAGTGGGAGTCAAAGCGGGCGATGTTTGCGTGACCCTGATCGATCGCCTTAAGGGAGATCAG GTTACTATTACTATTGACCAGAAGCACGAATTCGAGCAGCGCCCCTTTTTCGTCGTGGGTCGCTACATTAAGAGGTTACTGCAGCAGTGA
- the LOC6739184 gene encoding lactosylceramide 4-alpha-galactosyltransferase isoform X1, whose amino-acid sequence MLLRLPNVVARRMFIILVLMVIVGLFYIYSSENKYHSCFMEGQVLATQEALTADGETNLLDDVLQADSKPSPGNSIFFHETSCRLSENRQLETLKVTARQACAIESAAMHNPNFQVFVLFAGPTYRISNNNSHPQPLVEAILSYSNVHLRRLNLESYASGTPMEEWLKDGRLSRSKYLFSHISDFLRYLTLYRYGGLYLDMDVVVLRNMEKVPPNYTGAESNTHLAAGVMNLAATGFGHEIAASCLRDFQHNFNGEDWGNNGPGVITRVAQKICGTKDIALMQEDPKRCMGFKVFGRGAFYAVPWKRWRDFFEPEKLEQTMARCKDSYVVHVWNKHSSKLPIKQGSKNAYALYAEQNCPRSYKAAGEYF is encoded by the exons ATGCTCCTCCGGTTGCCCAATGTGGTGGCCCGTAGGATGTTTATCATCCTCGTCCTAATGGTAATTGTAGGCCTCTTCTACATCTACAGTTCGGAAAATAAGTACCACTCATGCTTCATGGAGGGCCAAGTACTGGCAACTCAGGAGGCGTTAACTGCAGATGGCGAAACGAATCTGTTGGACGACGTCCTCCAGGCGGATTCCAAGCCCTCGCCCGGAAACAGTATCTTCTTTCATGAGACCAGTTGCCGCTTATCTGAGAACAGGCAGCTGGAGACGCTGAAGGTCACTGCCCGCCAGGCATGCGCAATCGAGTCGGCAGCGATGCATAATCCGAATTTCCAAGTGTTCGTCCTGTTCGCCGGCCCCACCTATCGAATCTCCAACAACAATAGCCATCCCCAACCATTGGTGGAGGCCATTCTCAGTTACAGCAATGTCCATCTACGACGACTGAATCTTGAGAGTTACGCATCCGGTACGCCCATGGAGGAGTGGCTCAAAGATGGTCGCTTGTCGCGGTCAAA ATATTTGTTCTCGCACATATCAGACTTTCTCCGCTACCTCACCCTCTATCGGTATGGCGGTCTTTATCTGGACATGGATGTGGTGGTGCTTCGCAACATGGAGAAGGTGCCGCCCAATTACACGGGTGCTGAGTCCAACACCCATTTGGCAGCTGGCGTTATGAACCTGGCAGCCACTGGCTTTGGCCACGAGATCGCCGCGTCCTGTTTGCGCGACTTTCAGCACAACTTTAACGGCGAGGACTGGGGCAACAATGGGCCAGGGGTGATAACCCGGGTGGCTCAGAAGATATGTGGCACCAAAGACATTGCTCTGATGCAAGAGGACCCCAAGCGCTGCATGGGCTTCAAAGTATTCGGACGGGGCGCCTTTTACGCCGTACCCTGGAAGCGGTGGCGCGACTTTTTTGAGCCGGAAAAGTTGGAACAGACAATGGCCCGGTGCAAGGACTCGTATGTAGTGCATGTGTGGAACAAGCACTCGAGCAAGCTGCCTATCAAACAAGGATCTAAGAACGCCTACGCCTTGTATGCCGAACAAAATTGCCCGAGATCGTACAAGGCGGCTGGCGAATACTTCTAG